A section of the Oryza sativa Japonica Group chromosome 1, ASM3414082v1 genome encodes:
- the LOC107277832 gene encoding uncharacterized protein: MCSPPFHGSQFHHPVLVVRKQSEHLVHAVHFWYGDAMSFSQEDDSFREKHASFKKEAGAAGIDDEEDQDRRSHASADGSNAARGAATGRRSRVASSVTDISSNSSINYRRARQDRFAGDGFWCGALCLPLPGLSRRRPMQQQQSMSLSEPGARASTAETRASVASKGASMERFKYSSSSSSSIVFERAGGEEEEQEQEQEPSAYFDLPLELLRSSNVDTESPVTAAFLFDGRRGLGPKKFTMPELPELDFSFPAPPELSNPSSPRT; this comes from the coding sequence ATGTGCTCTCCACCATTCCATGGTAGCCAATTCCATCATCCTGTTTTAGTTGTCAGGAAGCAGTCGGAACATCTCGTGCATGCAGTTCACTTCTGGTACGGTGATGCCATGAGTTTTTCTCAAGAAGACGATTCATTTCGAGAGAAGCATGCGTCCTTCAAGAAAGAAGCTGGAGCTGCAGGTATCGATGATGAGGAGGACCAGGACCGGAGGTCCCATGCCTCTGCGGACGGATCAAATGCAGCCAgaggcgccgccaccggccggcgATCCCGCGTCGCCTCGTCGGTCACCGACATCTCGAGCAACTCGTCGATCAACTACCGGAGGGCGAGGCAGGATAggttcgccggcgacggcttCTGGTGCGGCGCTCTCTGCCTTCCCCTGCCGGGGCTGTCGAGGAGGCGgccgatgcagcagcagcaatccaTGAGCCTGAGCGAGCCGGGCGCCCGGGCGAGCACGGCCGAGACGCGGGCCAGCGTGGCGTCCAAGGGGGCATCCATGGAGAGGTTCAAGtacagctcgtcgtcgtcgtccagcaTCGTGTTcgagcgcgccggcggcgaagaggaggagcaggagcaggagcaggagccgTCCGCGTACTTTGACCTGCCGCTGGAGCTGCTCAGGAGCAGCAACGTCGACACGGAGTCGCCGGTCACGGCGGCGTTCCTCTTCGACGGCAGACGCGGCCTGGGCCCGAAGAAGTTCACGATGCCCGAGCTGCCTGAACTTGATTTTAGCTTCCCGGCACCGCCTGAACTGTCGAACCCGTCATCACCAAGGACCTGA
- the LOC112937316 gene encoding uncharacterized protein — protein MSQTPDADPGRDTFTCGTLFMCLNLRGLFKKKPEEVGKSRRQSQEQDQDQAAAVDAETEQEPQYVPAPAPIRAASFEKLERSPPYSGSNIAFDLLVEPELGEDRGARQVLAYCPSPCFDLPAGLMMRAGERCDAPGTAGFVLDGCPTKGALKKVASCLPPDVAGGDGEARPPHLVRFLSTSGSTAPANGGLP, from the coding sequence ATGTCCCAAACGCCCGATGCTGACCCCGGCCGTGACACCTTCACATGCGGCACTCTGTTCATGTGCCTCAATCTACGGGGCCTCTTCAAGAAGAAGCCAGAAGAGGTTGGCAAGAGCCGGCGGCAAAGCCAAGAACAAGATCAAGACCAAGCCGCCGCAGTCGATGCCGAGACAGAGCAAGAGCCCCAGTacgtgccggcgccggcgccaatCCGGGCCGCGTCCTTCGAGAAGCTCGAGCGCTCCCCGCCCTATTCGGGCAGCAACATCGCCTTCGACCTCCTCGTGGAGCCGGAGCTAGGGGAGGACCGCGGCGCCCGGCAGGTCCTTGCGTACTGCCCGTCGCCGTGCTTCGACCTGCCGGCGGGGCTCATGATGAGGGCCGGCGAACGGTGCGACGCGCCTGGCACGGCGGGGTTCGTGCTCGATGGATGCCCGACGAAGGGCGCCCTGAAGAAGGTGGCGTCGTGCCTGCCGCCCGAcgtcgcgggcggcgacggcgaggcgcggcCGCCGCATCTCGTCAGGTTCTTGTCGACGTCGGGTTCTACCGCACCAGCGAACGGCGGGCTCCCGTGA
- the LOC4327628 gene encoding uncharacterized protein, producing MEGTMAGMVALWNEWEIRVLVLSSLALQVFLLFSAVIRKRNVSAVLGLLLWLAYLLADSIAIYALGYLSQTRVPRGVDVRSFRNTHRIQAFWAPFLLLHLGGQDTITAFSIEDNELWKRHLLSLLSQVALAMYVFAKSRPGADILAPAVFMFLSGILKYGERTWALKCASMDNLRSGMVTTPDPGPNYAKFMEEYRFTREAGLQAEIVIEPERRGGWVTAAAIAEESVPYTTIITDARRFFVTFKRLFVNLILSFQDRTRSQATFLRLTPEQAYKIIEIELSLMYDTLHSKAAVIHTWYGRLFRCVTLLSTSAACLLFNLLDKDRYESHDTRVDIFITNLLFGGALCLEVYAIGMMLISYWTYAALQGCNCRTLSHLLFKSIKYFRPESRPKWSNLMAQHNLISYCLHDRATLLTKVITMVGLKGHWDSWMHIQHIDVLPELKTLVFRELKDKAVSIVDNAESYRKFSNHRGQWALQCKGYYKELGWSVEVEFDESILLWHIATDLCFYYDIDGSDGDAKLTEYVGISRAVSNYMLFLLVARPFMLTAGIGQIRFGDTCAEAKIFFEREMALPDERAAAAMVLEVNAEIAPRDVKGDRSKSVLFDACRLAKSLLELQPGKRWRLIRVVWVEILCYAASKCRSNFHAKQLSNGGELLTVVWFLMAHLGMGEQYRIEAGHARAKLIVEKN from the exons ATGGAGGGAACCATGGCAGGCATGGTGGCCTTGTGGAACGAGTGGGAAATCCGCGTGCTTGTGCTCTCCAGCCTCGCGCTGCAGGtgttcctcctcttctccgccGTCATCCGCAAGCGCAACGTCTCCGCCGTGCTCGGCCTGCTCCTCTGGCTCGCCTACCTGCTCGCGGACTCCATCGCCATCTACGCGCTCGGCTACCTCTCCCAGACGCGCGTCCCCAGAGGCGTCGACGTGCGGTCCTTCCGCAACACCCACCGCATCCAAGCCTTCTGGGcgccgttcctcctcctccacctcggcgGCCAGGACACCATCACGGCCTTCTCCATCGAGGACAACGAGCTCTGGAAGCGCCACCTGCTCAGCTTGCTCTCCCAG GTTGCCCTCGCTATGTACGTCTTCGCGAAGTCGCGCCCAGGCGCCGATATCCTTGCCCCCGCCGTGTTCATGTTCTTGAGTGGTATTCTCAAGTACGGCGAGAGGACATGGGCGCTGAAGTGCGCGAGCATGGACAACCTGCGGAGCGGCATGGTGACGACGCCTGACCCGGGTCCCAACTACGCCAAGTTCATGGAGGAGTACCGCTTCACGCGCGAGGCGGGACTCCAGGCGGAGATCGTCATTGAGCCGGAGCGACGGGGCGGCTGGGTCACCGCCGCGGCCATCGCCGAGGAGAGCGTGCCGTACACGACGATCATCACCGACGCGCGCCGCTTCTTCGTCACCTTCAAGCGCCTCTTCGTCAACCTCATCCTCAGCTTCCAGGACCGAACGCGGAGCCAGGCCACGTTCCTGCGGCTCACGCCGGAGCAAGCGTACAAGATCATCGAGATCGAGCTGTCGCTCATGTACGACACCCTGCACTCCAAGGCGGCGGTCATCCACACTTGGTACGGCCGCCTGTTCCGCTGTGTCACGCTCCtctcgacgtcggcggcgtgcCTCCTCTTCAATCTGCTTGACAAGGATCGGTACGAGTCGCACGACACCCGCGTCGACATCTTCATCACCAACCTGTTGTTCGGTGGAGCACTCTGCTTGGAGGTTTACGCCATTGGTATGATGCTCATATCCTACTGGACGTACGCCGCTCTGCAAGGTTGCAACTGCCGCACGCTGAGCCATCTTCTGTTCAAAAGCATCAAGTATTTCCGGCCGGAAAGCCGGCCGAAGTGGTCCAATCTGATGGCCCAACACAACCTTATCAGCTATTGCCTCCATGACAGAGCAACGTTGCTCACCAAGGTCATCACCATGGTCGGGCTCAAAGGACATTGGGATAGTTGGATGCACATCCAGCACATAGACGTGTTACCCGAGCTGAAAACCTTGGTGTTCAGGGAGCTCAAGGACAAGGCGGTCAGCATCGTCGACAATGCCGAGAGCTACCGCAAGTTCAGCAACCACAGGGGCCAGTGGGCGCTGCAGTGCAAGGGCTACTACAAGGAGCTTGGCTGGAGCGTCGAGGTAGAGTTCGACGAGAGCATTCTCCTCTGGCACATCGCCACGGACCTCTGCTTCTACTACGACATCGACGGCAGTGACGGCGACGCCAAGCTCACCGAGTACGTTGGCATCAGCAGAGCGGTGTCAAACTACATGCTTTTCCTGCTCGTCGCGCGGCCGTTCATGCTGACGGCCGGCATCGGGCAGATCCGGTTCGGCGACACCTGCGCGGAGGCCAAGATCTTCTTCGAGCGGGAAATGGCGCTGCCGGacgagcgagcggcggcggcgatggtgctcGAGGTGAACGCGGAGATCGCGCCGAGGGACGTGAAGGGAGACAGGAGCAAGTCGGTCCTGTTCGACGCGTGCCGGCTAGCCAAGTCGCTGCTGGAGCTGCAGCCCGGCAAGAGGTGGCGGCTGATCCGCGTGGTGTGGGTGGAGATCCTCTGCTACGCCGCGAGCAAGTGCCGGAGCAACTTCCATGCCAAGCAGCTGAGCAACGGCGGCGAGCTGCTCACTGTCGTCTGGTTCTTGATGGCGCATCTGGGGATGGGGGAGCAGTACAGGATAGAGGCTGGGCATGCAAGAGCTAAACTAATTGTAGAGAAGAACTGA
- the LOC107275438 gene encoding probable disease resistance protein At5g45440: protein MAVEVVQFLVRKYVDSLAEEEAAAELPFRAHFYDVKAELEKAAISSTNADELRQCLYELNDLLAECRMLASRTNTRPGCFSPSEAWRSNRVKTRVIAVKRRVLRCVESDSSGNAAALEEEDSAAAGFSRWTTSWLEEGTVHGFDQQLAELESMAFGAECGAGGLTGVGIVGMGGVGKTALAQLVFNSPRARRRFFPRIWVCLSRTACAGVDVRKEVLQSMLMALGLEEEVILSMDGGNGLGEMVFAVHEQLKGKRYLVVFDDVWNVDGWYADVVGRRNASPTGEEWGERLAFGLPKERGGVVVVTSRLEQAAETMVGKSSLHRVQPLADGESCWAIFMDAFSKERRPADVTTVNNMKDEIIDTCGGLPSAAKTLGDIFARSLSSPASTSSQELSKNR from the coding sequence ATGGCGGTGGAAGTTGTCCAGTTTCTTGTAAGAAAGTACGTGGATAGCCttgcggaggaggaggcagcagcgGAGCTCCCTTTCCGCGCGCACTTCTACGACGTCAAGGCCGAACTGGAGAAGGCCGCCATTTCTTCCACCAACGCCGATGAGCTCCGGCAGTGCCTGTACGAGCTCAACGACCTGCTCGCCGAGTGCCGCATGCTCGCCAGCCGGACGAACACTCGGCCGGGCTGCTTCTCCCCGTCCGAAGCGTGGCGTTCCAACAGGGTGAAGACGAGGGTGATCGCCGTCAAGCGCCGCGTTCTGCGGTGTGTCGAGAGCGATTCCAGCGGCAACGCCGCAGccttggaggaggaggacagcGCCGCCGCGGGCTTCAGCCGGTGGACCACCTCCTGGCTCGAAGAGGGCACCGTCCACGGGTTCGACCAGCAGCTCGCCGAGCTGGAATCCATGGCGTTCGGGGCGGAgtgcggcgccggaggtcttacCGGCGTCGGCATCGTCGGCATGGGCGGCGTCGGGAAGACCGCGCTCGCGCAGCTCGTGTTCAACAGCCCGCGGGCGAGGCGCCGCTTCTTCCCCAGGATCTGGGTGTGCCTGTCGCGCACCGCCTGCGCCGGAGTGGACGTGAGAAAGGAAGTCTTGCAGAGCATGCTCATGGCTCTCGGCCTCGAGGAGGAGGTCATCTTGTCCATGGATGGTGGCAACGGCCTGGGAGAGATGGTGTTTGCAGTCCATGAGCAGCTCAAGGGGAAGAGGTACCTCGTAGTATTCGACGACGTCTGGAACGTCGACGGCTGGTACGCCGACGTGGTAGGCCGCCGGAATGCCTCGCCCACCGGCGAGGAGTGGGGAGAGCGCCTCGCCTTCGGGTTGCCCAAAGAGAGAGGCGGGGTGGTGGTCGTCACCAGCCGGCTGGAGCAAGCGGCAGAGACGATGGTCGGGAAGAGCAGCTTGCACCGTGTGCAGCCATTGGCCGACGGCGAGAGCTGCTGGGCAATTTTCATGGATGCATTTTCCAAGGAAAGACGGCCGGCTGACGTCACCACTGTCAACAACATGAAAGATGAGATCATTGATACCTGCGGTGGGCTCCCGTCAGCGGCCAAGACACTGGGAGACATCTTTGCAAGGAGTTTATCATCGCCCGCCTCAACTTCTAGCCAGGAACTTAGCAAGAATAGGTAG
- the LOC4327630 gene encoding probable disease resistance protein At1g61300, with amino-acid sequence MSSYCCFWKPKQPINVGRVQLVKGDQMISIQDVLRLLVRPEVGSILIEGIGGLGKTWAAKAAYQAARANNLFDEYIWISLSINCSLRQCIDKITACLSCEIREDLSVQRTTTMIKEYLTKRKFLLVLDNAYFTEENILEHMGIPHPRQQNIGSKVIVTTRTRRTAGAMWPHGPDTVIMPQPLTYEESYNLLCTKIGKDVGSSYTLDLINNCYGIPLSVILLAGVLCDVPSQDTLNELVRNACVTLGSKVSVFHTMQRLVKFAYHQLPDANARHCFLYCLLFPEDQGIPVNDLIRFWVMDGLITQSIEFHEASCIGKEILDVLLKRCMLYMDGNDHVRMHDVIRETVSGFGKVNGYREQHDFKFGNPARKLECLAKLSTRVSLMSTEMEYLDGSVRCFWLTSLFLRGNRHMKYISEELFCHMEMLGILDLSFTGIKILPRSISCLTRLRILLLMGCDHLEEIQHIASLAQLEVLDASSCRSLRSIESGSFGHMGMLGILDLSFTGIKILPRSISCLTRLRILLLMGCDHLEEIQHIASLAQLEVLNASSCRSLRSIESGSFDHMMLLKLLDLSTTSIKCLPSLPASRELCHLLLQNCPYVGSENTIKSDGILSDTELIRFPYGVSKTGAIQNLQLGRIGDLSDLMAMLWLPCGLTFQLCDMFNMGVLFSDNEDSKTFVYASDTYFFHSLKKDSPLWLNGFQRFQIIISPLKDDQALDTDAQLMKADFIFRSSYFKTKHFTHSIDLDKFLEINGTFDVPSETEGILGHAELVSLKRLATTRSSDLNITSMEAVRELWIENCSQLESLLSVDEIEILSAWGNLHNLWISNLERLSSLLEGVKDVVSFSCLKHLLIDCCPNLKWIFPSMVCLPNLETMHVKFCDILERVFEDDSVLGDDALPRLQSLELWELPELSCICGGTLPSLKNLKVRSCAKLRKIPVGVDENSPFVTTIGETFWWDCLIWDDESIKRWILFRKWGPMLPYLATEG; translated from the coding sequence ATGTCATCCTATTGTTGTTTTTGGAAGCCAAAACAGCCAATCAATGTGGGACGTGTGCAATTAGTGAAAGGGGATCAAATGATTTCAATCCAAGATGTGCTCAGATTGCTTGTTCGTCCAGAGGTCGGATCAATTCTCATTGAAGGCATAGGTGGCTTAGGGAAGACATGGGCTGCAAAGGCTGCATATCAAGCAGCAAGGGCCAATAATCTCTTTGATGAGTATATCTGGATTTCCTTGTCAATAAATTGTAGCCTGAGACAGTGTATAGATAAGATTACTGCATGCCTGTCATGTGAAATCAGAGAGGACTTGTCAGTACAAAGAACTACTACCATGATCAAGGAATATCTCACAAAACGGAAGTTCCTGTTGGTTCTTGATAATGCTTATTTCACTGAGGAAAATATCTTGGAGCACATGGGAATTCCTCATCCCCGCCAGCAAAATATTGGTTCAAAAGTAATCGTGACCACAAGAACTCGGAGGACAGCAGGTGCTATGTGGCCACATGGCCCAGATACAGTAATAATGCCACAACCTCTAACTTATGAAGAGTCATATAACCTACTCTGTACAAAGATTGGAAAAGATGTTGGTTCTTCATACACACTAGATTTAATCAACAATTGCTATGGCATCCCACTGTCAGTCATTCTATTGGCTGGAGTATTGTGTGATGTACCAAGTCAAGATACATTAAATGAGTTGGTCAGAAATGCTTGTGTCACTCTAGGATCCAAGGTATCAGTGTTCCACACAATGCAGCGTCTTGTGAAATTCGCATACCATCAACTTCCTGATGCTAATGCAAGGCACTGCTTCTTGTACTGCTTACTCTTCCCTGAGGATCAAGGAATTCCAGTCAATGACTTAATCCGTTTCTGGGTAATGGATGGTCTAATCACACAATCTATTGAATTTCACGAGGCTAGCTGTATTGGAAAGGAAATTCTTGATGTCCTTTTAAAGCGTTGTATGCTGTATATGGATGGTAATGATCACGTACGTATGCATGATGTGATTAGAGAGACTGTATCAGGATTTGGAAAGGTAAACGGTTACAGAGAGCAACATGACTTCAAGTTTGGTAATCCTGCAAGAAAATTAGAGTGTCTGGCCAAGTTAAGCACAAGAGTTTCACTAATGAGTACCGAAATGGAATATCTTGATGGAAGTGTACGATGCTTCTGGCTTACATCATTATTTTTAAGAGGAAACCgccatatgaaatatatatcaGAAGAACTCTTTTGCCATATGGAAATGCTTGGGATACTAGACCTCTCATTTACTGGAATCAAGATACTACCGCGTTCAATCTCCTGTTTGACTAGGCTCCGAATATTGTTACTCATGGGCTGTGATCACCTGGAAGAAATTCAGCACATAGCTTCATTGGCACAGTTAGAGGTCCTGGATGCATCTAGTTGTCGTTCCCTGAGGAGTATAGAATCTGGATCATTTGGCCATATGGGAATGCTTGGGATACTAGACCTCTCATTTACTGGAATCAAGATACTACCGCGTTCAATCTCCTGTTTGACTAGGCTCCGAATATTGTTACTCATGGGCTGTGATCACCTGGAAGAAATTCAGCACATAGCTTCATTGGCACAGTTAGAGGTCCTGAATGCATCTAGTTGTCGTTCCCTGAGGAGTATAGAATCTGGATCATTTGACCATATGATGTTGTTAAAGCTCCTTGATCTTTCCACAACTTCCATCAAATGCTTGCCTTCTCTTCCAGCTTCCAGGGAGCTTTGCCACTTGCTGCTGCAGAATTGCCCATATGTGGGGTCTGAGAACACCATCAAATCAGATGGCATACTCTCTGATACAGAACTCATCAGGTTTCCTTACGGAGTGTCCAAAACTGGTGCTATCCAGAATTTGCAGCTAGGCAGAATAGGAGATTTATCGGATTTGATGGCTATGCTGTGGTTGCCTTGCGGACTGACTTTTCAGCTGTGTGATATGTTCAACATGGGAGTACTATTTAGCGATAACGAGGATAGCAAAACATTTGTTTATGCGAGTGACACTTATTTCTTTCACTCCTTGAAAAAGGACTCTCCATTATGGTTGAATGGTTTTCAAAGGTTTCAGATTATCATCTCTCCTCTGAAGGATGACCAAGCCTTGGATACTGATGCACAACTAATGAAGGCAGATTTCATCTTTCGGAGTTCCTACTTTAAGACAAAACACTTTACACATTCCATTGATCTTGATAAGTTTCTTGAAATAAACGGTACCTTTGATGTTCCTTCCGAAACTGAGGGCATTCTTGGTCATGCTGAACTGGTATCATTAAAGAGATTAGCGACCACCAGGTCTTCAGACCTGAATATTACTAGTATGGAAGCAGTTCGAGAACTTTGGATAGAGAATTGTAGCCAACTGGAGAGTCTTCTCTCAGTAGATGAAATTGAGATTTTGTCTGCATGGGGCAACTTGCACAATCTATGGATCTCCAACCTAGAAAGGTTGTCATCCCTTTTGGAAGGGGTGAAAGATGTGGTTAGTTTCAGTTGTCTGAAGCACTTGCTCATTGATTGTTGTCCAAATCTCAAGTGGATCTTtccttcaatggtatgtcttcCGAATCTTGAAACGATGCATGTAAAGTTTTGTGACATTCTGGAGAGGGTATTTGAAGATGACAGTGTCTTGGGAGATGACGCTCTTCCAAGGCTGCAGTCACTGGAACTGTGGGAGCTTCCTGAGCTATCCTGTATCTGTGGTGGAACTTTGCCGTCTCTGAAGAATCTCAAGGTGAGAAGCTGTGCAAAGCTGAGAAAAATCCCTGTTGGCGTTGATGAAAACAGTCCATTTGTCACGACGATAGGAGAAACATTCTGGTGGGACTGTTTAATCTGGGACGACGAAAGCATTAAGCGTTGGATACTGTTCAGAAAGTGGGGGCCAATGCTACCATATCTTGCAACTGAAGGATGA
- the LOC4327631 gene encoding uncharacterized protein: MCNSNVKSAGVAQIDGRPVLQPAGNRVAAPEAARPLKKSLQKSLSMPASLDNAAAATTCAASPEKSRAADFARAAAASLLPPPTPASVSAKATRVSGAKVAAARTAAAAAAMGGLDRSRKPAKKGGAAVLPVVTFAGLEAYEPAGSIAAAQREHVAMAQAQRKMRIAHYGRTASFSRVEGKVSATATGAAELVAGAVTGHDEKRCSFITPYSDPLYVAYHDEEWGVPVRDDELLFEMLTLSGVQVGADWTSILKRRHVYREAFSGFNVDAVAKYTEKQMASLSAEFGLDLGTIRGAVNNACRISEVRRDFGSFSKYVWAFVNNKPLSPSYKYSRKIPVKTSKSESISKDMVRRGFRFVGPTVIHSFMQAVGLTNDHLVSCPRHRVCSSSSA, translated from the exons ATGTGCAACTCCAACGTGAAGTCCGCCGGCGTCGCTCAGATCGACGGCCGCCCGGTGCTGCAGCCGGCGGGGAACCGCGTGGCGGCGCCTGAAGCTGCCCGGCCGCTCAAGAAGTCCCTGCAGAAGTCGCTCTCCATGCCGGCTTCGCTCGACAATGCTGCGGCCGCGACCACCTGCGCGGCGTCCCCCGAGAAGTCCCGCGCCGCCGACTTCGCCCGCGCTGCGGCGGCGTCTCTTCTCCCACCACCTACTCCAGCTTCGGTCAGTGCTAAGGCGACGAGGGTGTCTGGAGCCAAGGTGGCTGCCGCCaggactgcggcggcggctgcggccatGGGGGGCTTGGACAGGAGCAGGAAGCCCGCCAAgaagggcggcgccgccgtgctgccGGTGGTGACGTTCGCGGGGCTCGAGGCGTACGAGCCCGCCGGGAGCatcgcggcggcgcagcgggaGCACGTCGCGATGGCGCAGGCGCAGCGCAAGATGCGGATCGCGCACTACGGCCGCACCGCGTCCTTCTCCCGAGTCGAAGGGAAAGTCAGCGCTACCGCGACGGGTgccgccgagctcgtcgccggtgCCGTCACCGGGCATGACGAGAAGCGATGCAGCTTCATCACTCCATATTCAG ACCCCctgtacgtcgcctaccacgaCGAGGAGTGGGGTGTGCCCGTGCGCGACGACGA GTTGCTGTTCGAGATGCTCACGTTGTCCGGCGTGCAAGTCGGGGCGGACTGGACCTCGATCCTGAAGAGGAGACACGTCTACAG GGAGGCATTCTCCGGTTTCAACGTGGACGCTGTCGCCAAGTACACGGAGAAGCAGATGGCATCGCTAAGCGCCGAGTTCGGCCTGGATTTGGGCACCATCAGAGGCGCCGTCAACAACGCCTGCCGGATTTCCGAG GTGAGGAGGGACTTCGGGTCGTTCAGCAAATACGTGTGGGCGTTCGTAAACAACAAGCCGCTGTCGCCGAGCTACAAATACAGCCGGAAGATCCCGGTGAAGACGTCCAAGTCGGAGTCGATCAGCAAGGACATGGTGCGGCGCGGCTTCCGGTTCGTCGGCCCCACCGTCATCCACTCGTTCATGCAGGCCGTCGGGCTCACCAACGACCACCTCGTGTCATGCCCGCGCCACCGcgtctgctcctcctcctccgcttaa